The Phycisphaeraceae bacterium genome segment GAAGATTCCGCGCATCGTGCGCGACACGCTCGCGGGGCAGACCAACGCCAACCTGGGCATGATCCGCTGGGGCTGGTCGATCGCCAACATGCCCTACCAGAACCAGCGCGTTCCGATGGACCTGACGACGGGCGAGCCGGGTGATCCGTGGTTCCTGCCCTCCCGCGTCTACGTGCCCGCCAACTCCACCATCCTGATCGAGGTGGAGAACAACCTGCCCGCGATCGGCGGCGTGGCCACGCCGATCATCGACGTTGAAGTGCTGTTCCAGGGCATCAATGCAACGCCGAGACGATGAGCAAGCACCGAGGCATCTTCCGCGACGGATCGCAGGGGCTCGGCCCTGGCGGCTACAACGCCGTCGCGGCGGGCTTTCGCCGCCCCTTGCCCATCGACCCCACGAGCAACCCGCCCACGCACGAGAACCGCGAGACCTACTCACCCCTTACGGATCTGTTCCCCGAACTGCTCACGCTCAGCGCGAGCTTCACCAGCGTGCCGGTTCCCGCGGGCACTGTGATCGGTGCGGGGCAGGCGGGATGGTTCGGGCTCGGCGAATGGACCGCCGGTCAGAACCCGGGACAGGACTTCCAGGTGTTTGGGATCAGCATCGAGAATATCAGCTGCAACCACACGCCCGGCTCCGTGCCGGGCAATGCCTGGGGGAACGCACGCGGGCTGGGCGCTCAGCTGTGGATCGGCACGAATCTGCCCTCTGTCGTCGGCGCGTGGCGCAGCGGACCAGGGCTGAGCGGAGGCATCGTGTCAACACTGGAGACGAGCGGCGTCGGATCGCTGGGGCTCATCTACCGGCAGTCGTTCCCGCCTGGCAACGCCAGCGACACCGTGCCGATGAAGTTCGTGACGCACAAGCACTTCAGCCCCTTCGTCGATCGCATCCCCCTGGCGACGCAGCTCCAGGCGGCGCTTGTGCTGGACGGTGCCAACGTGAATCTGATCGGCGTGGCTGGCGGCACGGTGCAGGGCTGGGCCGACATTCAGATCAACGTCGGCCTGGTGAACAACCCCAACACGTTCCGCGGCAACCGCTAACGGCCATGGCGCGGGTGAACCCCAACGATCCTGCATCCTACGGTCGGCTCGTGGAGCACGTGCTTGACGAGGAACGGCGTCGCCGACGGGCCAGGCCGGAACATGACCAGGGCGGCGGGATGGCCCCAGGCGGCCACCGCAGCGGCGGAGGAGGCAGCGGCGCGGGTGGAGGCGGCGGAGGCGCTGGCGGGGGTGGAGGCGGCGGAGGTGGAGGCGGCGGAGGTGGAAGGACGATCGGACGCACTCCCCCACCGCTCGGCCATCCCACGCCCGTCATCGGTGTCGAGCTCGGGCCGATCGCCGCGGGCTACGTGGACAACAGCCAGAACATCCAGGCGCTGATGCAGGCCAGCCGGTTCCATCCGTTCAGCGCCACCACGGGCACATTCGCGCTGACGGATTTCGACGTGCTGCGAGGGACATGGGTACTCAACGCGGGCAATCTGCAAAACTCCGTGCTCGGTGCCGTCGGACCCCCCGATCCGAGGAGCGTCGTCACCTACAACGGGTTCACCAGTTACACCGATCTTCATGTCCAGGGCAGCAAGACGACTGTCGGCATCAACACCGCCTGCTGGGTTCTTGCTCGGTATAACCCCGCCACACAGAACGGCTACGCGGTCAGCGCACAACTCGGAACCACCATCCTCATCCAGCGGATTGATGCGGGGGTGCTGGCCACGCTCAGCACCATCCCTCAGGCCTTCACCGCGGCGGACACGTTCGGCTGCCGCATCGTTGGCTCAACGATCCAGGCCACTCTGAACGGCGTGGGGATCGGCTCGGCGATCGACGCCACCTATGGCGCACCGGCCCGTGCGGGAATGGGTGATGCCAGCTCCACCTTGGCAACGAGAATATGGGACTTCTTCAGCATCACGCCGCCTTGAGTGCGATCGATCATCGTCGTGTTCGGCGGTGACGATGCCACCTGAGACCGCGGGCATCGTCGAAACTGACGAGAGTGGCCACCAGCCGCGCCGTCGCGCAGAAACGCGGCTGCTCGTTGCACTTTTTCCCGACTTCTTCGCGCACGGGTGGGGGCAAACGAGCATCAGAATGGCGCGGGCTCATCGTCCGCGGGCACGAGTCGATTGTCGCGCGGGTCAAGCAGCGCGATCAATCGGTCCTGCTCCGGCTCACTCTCGCACGCGCCGCCGCAGAGAACGCGCACCGCGACTTCCACATCATCGCGCCAGTAGGTCGGCCCCGCGGTGTTCTGACTGTTGTCCCACGCCTGGAAGTGCCGCGTGATCGTGGCGTAGAGACGCCCCGTGTGCGACTCTCCCACGTACAGGACTTCGCGCGATGCTCGATCGCGGATGATGTAGACGCCGCTCTCCCCACGCAGCTCGCGAAGCCACGCGGGGTACGGATCGCCCTTGCTCCCTTCAACGGATCGGTAGGTGAGACGTTCCATCGTCAATCCTCATCGTCACGCGGCGGGCGATCGGGGTGAAGAATCCGCTCCACGTCGCGCGCGCCATGAAGGACATGATGCACCAGCACCTCGCAGTCCGTCTCTTCGTAGACGACGAGATACCCATGCACGTTGAGGAACCGCACCGGCTGAGTCGTCAGGTCATCTCGGAAGTGACCAACTCCCGGATTGGCTCCGATGCGCCGAAAGGCCGCGGCGAAACTGGTCTGCACCTTCACCGCTCGATCAAACTCGCCCTGGGACAGGTACCAATCGAGGATGCTGTCCACTTCAGCAGCGGCGGCGCGGCTTACGGAGACTGCTTTCACGACTGGCATTCTGCGCGCGTTTGATCTTCGCTTCAAGCCGCCTCATCAGTTCTTCGACCGGGATCCCCTCGCCCCGGGCAAACGAAGCCCTCGACTCATCGATCAACCGATTGAGGCGCTCCCGCCCCTTCGCCCAGTTCGTGAGGGCGTCGCGCACAACCTCCGCTTCGCTCTTGTAGTGCCCGGATGCCATGACCTGGCCGATGTGCCGGACGACCCGAACGGGAAGCGTCACCTGGATGGAGTTGCCTCGTGCCATGCTGATAGTCTACCATGCAGGCGAGTCGCGGCATAATCCTCATCTTTATGCGAGTGCCACGGATGGCCGACACGCAGCTCCTCATCACCGACCCCCTGCATCGGCAGATGATGCGCGCCACGCGGCCCGAGGCCGCGCGGGTCATCTTCGAATGGCTGACGGCGGAAATCCGCAACCCCAACACCCGCGCCGCCTACTACCGGGCGCTCCAGCAGTGGTCCGAATGGCTGGAGGACCAGGGCGGCACGTTTGAGGCCGCGACGACGCTCCAGGTTGCGTCGTTCATCGAGACGCACCGCGGCAGCCTCGCGACGATCAAGCAGCGTCTGGCGGCCATCCGCGGGGCCTACGGGCGACTGACGGAGCGCGGGGTGATCGACGAGAATCCCGCGCTTCGCGTGCGCGGCCCGCGCTTCAAACGGCTGATCGGTGCGACGACGTGCCTCACGCGCGACGAGGCGACGCGACTGCTCAGCTGCATCGACGGCGACACCGACCGCGACTTGAGGGACCGCGCCGTCATCGCCACCATGCTCTACACGTGGCAGCGCGTGAGCAGCGTCTGCGCGCTCGACCTGGCCGACCTGGTGAGCGACCAGGGCGTGAAGTTCCTTCGCTTCCAGGTGAAGGGGGGACACGCGCACGCCGTGCCCGTTCACTCGAAATTGCGCGTGGTCCTCGACCGCTGGATTGAGCGCCGCGGCGAGTGGGCGGGGCCGCTGTTCGTCGCCACCGACCCGACCAACCTCCGAAAACGCACGTTGACCAGGGCGCGAATGAACCGCGCGATGGTGGCGAACATCATCCGAACACGTTCCAGGCAGGCGGGCATCGAGACGATCGCCACGCCGCACACGATGCGCGCGACCGCCATCACGAATTACCTTGAAAACGGCGGCAATCTGGAGGTTGCCCGCCGCATCGCGCGGCACAAGTCGATCAACACGACCCGGCTCTACGACCGCACCGGGGACGAACTGAAACTGACCGAGGTCGAGCGGGTCAACATCTAGTGGTCGATCCACCGTCACCCCCCAACTTGACGGTGGTGGGGCACTTACCGTAGGGTTTTGAAGATGGAACACCTCTCCCTCCAAGCCGCCGTGCTCCTCAACACAATCCGTATCTCGAATGAAACGATGGGGTCGCCGTGGGATGCGGCACACTTAGATCGCCTCGCCAAGTGCTTCTATTGGGCCATGCAGGGGAAGGACCCATCAGAGCAAAGTGACGAGAGCCCCGTTCCCGCCGATGTCTTGGAAGAGTTCCATCGCGCCCTGCGCACGCTCATGGCCAGGCGAATGATCGATCCAGTCAAGGCGTTCGGGATCGCCAACTTCGCAAAGGCGGACCGAGCCATCAGGAACGCGCGGTCGATGTATGGAGACTTTCCACTGCTGGCGGACCCGCCACCGTTGGAGGACA includes the following:
- a CDS encoding type II toxin-antitoxin system RelE/ParE family toxin, which gives rise to MKAVSVSRAAAAEVDSILDWYLSQGEFDRAVKVQTSFAAAFRRIGANPGVGHFRDDLTTQPVRFLNVHGYLVVYEETDCEVLVHHVLHGARDVERILHPDRPPRDDED
- a CDS encoding tyrosine-type recombinase/integrase, with translation MQASRGIILIFMRVPRMADTQLLITDPLHRQMMRATRPEAARVIFEWLTAEIRNPNTRAAYYRALQQWSEWLEDQGGTFEAATTLQVASFIETHRGSLATIKQRLAAIRGAYGRLTERGVIDENPALRVRGPRFKRLIGATTCLTRDEATRLLSCIDGDTDRDLRDRAVIATMLYTWQRVSSVCALDLADLVSDQGVKFLRFQVKGGHAHAVPVHSKLRVVLDRWIERRGEWAGPLFVATDPTNLRKRTLTRARMNRAMVANIIRTRSRQAGIETIATPHTMRATAITNYLENGGNLEVARRIARHKSINTTRLYDRTGDELKLTEVERVNI